TCGAGAGAGCGAACTCGCTAACATCCGACCGAGGAGCAAACCTCGCTAGTAGCTAGTCCTAGCTAGGGGATCATTGAAATTATTGTTGCCACTAATGTTCCTCTGCGCTTGGTGTTTTCCCATTTGATCCAATTCAACGCAGCCGTCGAGCCCCCACCACAATCAGATCAGTAGTTACGACCATAGATAACAACCATTTCATGAGTTATAATGTATGGACGACTCCCAGGCGAGAACGGTAGCTCGCTGCCCTTTCGACGGCTTTCGAGAGATGCCACAATACCGAACTTCAGAGGACTATCGCTCGTTGATTTAGGATCTAGGCGCGAGGGTGACAGGAGCAGGTGAAACTGATTGCAATCAAATGAGCTTGGGGATCATCAAAGCATGAATCAAACAAGGACTTCCCGAAATTTGTCGTGGTCAGTGGCATTAAAGCCAGTTCATACCCCTGTTAGTGAGGACCCGAAAAGAGACTTATTACCATTGGTCacttcaagtgattttgacaTCTCTTCGAGATGTGACGTGAGAGGCGAGGGtggtcttttttgtttcatgataTCACTCTTTCAAGGAAATCAAGATCAAGTCTGTCTACCGTTCCATGATTCAAACAGTTTTATCTCCAACCGAAATCCGACCACCTACACTAATGCAATGACCAACCTTTAGTTTCAGATGTCTATTTCACCCCGAGCCCGGAAACTTTCCCACTCTCATAAGTACTCGTACCTAGGAACGTCCCGCTACCACCGACTCACAACATATTTGCTCTCGACACCCTAATGAATGAGTTGATTACGTCTGTCCGTTGGAGACTATATGAGGTATCTAGACAAGGTGAGGCCATCAAGTGGAACCATCGTCTGCTACATGGAGTACAGTATTGCGGCATGTAGGTAGAGTCAAGGACtgctagaaatatggactgtgagcAGGTATCCTTTTTTCGGGTCACAGCAACTCTGAGTCCTTTTGATCATATAAAAGCATTCATAATAAATATACATAGATCGTGGCAATTAAAGGTAAGTTATTTCTTATAACATATAGTAATTAAGTGGGTCCTTTAAATGTTCTATAGTTAAAAGTATATAAAGCTGACCGAGAGCACGCTAAAGATCTAAATTTTATGTATCAATTAATACAGTTTCTGAGTCGTTGAAGGCAGACAGagtttgggcccaaatttggccacgGCAATCCATTAACTTTCGTTAGACATTGTGATCTGATCTAATGTcaattttggcttttaaaCAAGATGCAAgatgtttgaaacaaaacaagttCAGGCGATGATCAACTATTATCCCGGTATtaagtccatatctctaggAGTCCGTACGTGGTAGACTACGTTGAAGAAGAGGATACAACGCTGAGTGCGAGGGGAATTTCAAATCCCTGCCAAGATCTGGCGGTAACTTGTCTCTAACATCCTACCACACAGGTTTTGTTGCCCTTATGGCGTGTGGGCGTTCGGTACAGATGTACATACAGTGTGTGTCCTGTGCGATAGATGGTAACGTGCAGTGTACTGTCGGAcattaaaaaaaccaaaggagACGGACGACcggaaagaaatcaaaagagGGGACTGACGACTGACTCTCCATCATAACTCTGGTTGGGCTTACCACGAGCAAGCTCTGATCATGTGAGATTACCGTTCGCACTTACCTTGGATGCATAAGGTGGAGTTTTTGTACTCGCACGGTGTACGGACATGACATGACCATGGTCACCTGCATGATGAGAGAGCTTTAGTCACGAGCGGAAAAGCACGAAAGCAGGAAACAGCttgaaaatccaaaatcaTGTCTTTGCCATAGAGATCTTTTTAAGCTTGTAGTACCATTGAAAAGATAGTGGGTGAAtcaaaaatgtaatcaatGTTTCGTTAAATCGCATAgtttgtttcttcattttgttattTAGTCCTGTATCCGTATCGGTTTTCCTTCCCTTGTTTTGAGTCTTAAAAGCTTGACATAATCGCAAGGATATTGAATAATCCTTACCATTGGAATATGACTCGATGTCTCTGTTTCGgtaaaaatgttgaattgataTCCTTTTTTTATAAGATGAGCTTTAAAAGAGCGGAAAAAATAACGAAATGATNNNNNNNNNNNNNNNNNNNNNNNNNNNNNNNNNNNNNNNNNGATGTCTCTGTTCCGGTAAAAATGTTGAATTAATATCCTTTTTTTATAAGATGAGCTTTAAAAGAGCGGAAAAAATAACGAAATGATTGCGTaaacaacacttttttgaGTCATGGCAGTTAGACCTATTGAGATGAGTTGGAATATTAACTACCTCAAAAGCGTGGAATGAAAAACTGCATTGTCTTAATGATTGATATGCATCTGTGTAAAAGTTTAATAACCAAATGCTTCCATCAAAACTgttatatttaaaaaagatgcaaatgttACCTATgaaaagcaaaggaaattaTCAAACTTTCAAATATAATAAGAGGTTCATATTCATAATTACAACTAGTCTTGATCAGTAGCTGTGTAAAATAGCTGACAATTGAATTCAACGCAAAAACTACATAATTCAGTTACTGATATAAATATACACGATGTATATATGTGTCCTGAGGCAAATATCAGTCGTTTATATGTACATGAGAGCATGATGCTGTTTTTATTAGATAAACCTTACTTCGACAAATGCAGCGCTTTACAATCTAGAGATGATTCCAATTTAGGCGCGAAAGCCAGGCACAACAGAGATTTTGCGTCCGTTAAGGACGTTATCATCGTTAACTCAAAAAGCATGACATTTGTCTAACGAATCAAATTTGCTATTATCATTTCCTGATTTCTCCATTATTTACCTCTTTTACAATAGTTTTCAGCATTGTCTTTACGGGTAAAGATTGCATAAAACTCGTCGTGTACTCAAACACCAGGGGAACATGTCGGGTAGGCGTGTGCAGTACACTGGAATGATTATCTGGTGTAGGCGagaatatgatgatgatgaaaagagcGACCAATCGACCATCTGCCTCGTTCGTAATCATCTAATGAGGGACTTCTTTCGGATTCACATCCTTACTTCCTGGTATCCAGGGTGTGAGGCTGTGAGAGAATTCAATTGTCATCTGTCAATTCATGGATTTGAGCTCTGGGAACTTGGAGACAGCCTCGCTTTGTATTCATGATCCTCGCTTACTCACGGACTGAACCATTATCGGAAGTTGTCACCTTTTGTCCCGATGGTGCCGTAACATTACTATCATAACTGTCCTTGGTCCTTGGGAATGATTGCAAATTTCACTCCCGGTCTCCTGTTGCAAATCAAATGACTGGACACTAAAATTCGATTCGACCCTGGAATTTGAACCCTCGAGTTTACTCTGCTCAATTTGCTCTTCAGGCATGGTTTCCTAAATAGCTTCCTGTTTCCTAGTGGTTATTTTggtttgagcaaaaacaaacattgcGTTCGAGGTATTAGTTGATGGTATTAATTCTCCCAAtcaaatgtacgtacatgcgATTTGCTACCTATGGATTAATATTGCATTCACTTCGGTCTCGTTTTAGTCAAATTGTTGGGCAAAAAGACGAAGGTGATGATAGTCTCTGGTTTTGTTAGCCGTTCAATTCATTCAGTTAATGCAGCTACTGCATTGTGCATGTCCCTTTCGAATGGACCTTGAGTGCTCCAGGAAATGCTCATTACAACATGACTCATTTTGATTCGATAGGCTCTTGACGGACAGATTGATCGAGCCTGTGCCAGGGTCTAGGTATGtatgaattattgaaaagcTTTCTCCACCTCAAAGTTGAAACGGATCATCAAGCTCGATCACAATGGGTGCGTCGCAGTGACGAAGGGTAAATCAAAGTTCCTCAAACAACAACCAGTGACTAGATAGGGATTAAGGGAGCTCCCTTTGTAGTTGTTTACCTGCATGCTTAGGCACACGAATGGTCTCCAGAGGAGTAAGGAGGAACCGCTCTGTCCAAGTTAAGGCCTTGAATATCTGTCGCACCGTGTGTCCGTAAGGGTATGTACTAACTCCTGTAGGCGTGGGCGTCGTTGCTACAAACAAAGACCACAATGATTTGGAACGCTTGGGAAGACCATACGAGAAGGCAGAAATCAGATACAGCACAAAGGAGGCTCTTGATTTCAGAGGATATGCCAGGCAGTGATCCCCAAGATGAAGTGTGTGGGGAGCAAAACCCGGGTATGTGACTTCTTGTTCAATCACGTGACTAAGCAATTCATTTGGTTCGTTATCGTCAACTTTTGACTTTCGTTTAGGTTTTCCTCTCTGGACTTCGGCCCACGGTTTCCATCATTGGACGTTGACTCGCACCCAATGCTGGAGAGTGTTTTGGATTGTGATTGTGCTTTGCTCCACGATCGCCCTTATCTGTTGTGTGGCTTTTTATTTCTATTATGTGTTTAGTACTTCCGTGTACTCCAGGATAAGCAGTGAAAGTCCCGTCCGAAGAAATTGGCCAGTCACTATCATTTGCGAACGACAGGCAAGTTTACAAAGCCGTATTTGATGGGTCCTCTaaacaatttccatttttgatcGCATCATCTTAGGCCTTCACACTCAACAAAATTTCGAACGTAACAACCTTCGGCAAGGATCAAGCTTCCCTTTTGTCTTGGACTTTGAGTCCCCGTTTATCGCTACCATCGCTAGTTGAAAACGACCCAATCATAACGACAATAAGGAACGGTTTAGATAACACCTTGGCCGCCTCGAAGTATAACGGCAGCTACGAGAGGCTTATTCAGGATGTTGCTCCTCGTTGCCGGGAACTCATTTTGGAATGTCAACTGGGCAGTCGTGTACTCTCCGGTATAAACTGCTGTTCACAATATTTTGATGACAAGCCCACCGTCAACCAATATGGTATGGATTACATTTCTAAGATCAAATCTATGCGCTTAGCGATTCGTTAATAGAATATGAAAGATAAACGGTCAAATAGTGAGCAGAGAGACGCTTGGGATATTTCTAATGTAAGTTGGAGAAATTAGTGTTCTGTGCTTTGTGTTTATCTCAATTCGGTGACGTGCAACATGCTTAAAATAGATAGGCTAGCCCTTTTCGTCAGTACAGATAGATATACTAAACAAACTGTTCACTTACCTTTATCAGTTTGCTAGCTGTAATGATTTTGGAGATTTATACCTTTTGATTCCAATCTTGGTATGATCTGGCAAATTCATTTGAACACTCATGAAAGTTGCGATTGTTTGTCTTGGATCGCACAAATTGAACATGACATACATTATTACAGGAACTTGCTACTCGACCCGTGGAGGACTTGAAAAATACGTCGTCGATCAGGCTGGGGAAGGAAATGGATTCACCATTATCACGCAACATGAGGATGCTGAAGCGTTTGATGCCAGTTTAGCCAGCTCCAATATCTACGGAGCTAAAGGAGTAAACTTTGCCGTGGTGGATGAACACACCTCTATCCTAACGGCAATGAGAACACGAGCCCAGAGCGTGCAATTAGGTTCGAAAGTATGGCTCAAAATAGGACCAAATTGTTTGTGAAAGCCTCAAAATATATTGTAGGTTCGTTTGCTACCATTGGGATTTCTCGCAACTATGTCGATAACACCGATCTTGAGTTCAGCTTGATTGGGAGGATGGAATGTACTGAACCAGGAACTCGAAATTCGGCTGTGGAACAATTTCTAGTTGGGATTTCAAGTGCTTATGGCTATTCCAAGGACAACTGTCAAACCTCCAAAGATGAGATCTTGGCACGGGAGCTCCTAAATTGTACTTTCAACCCACTAAGTCCAGGACCCGAGCAATGTTCGCCTATAGAATCCGCGACATTTCAGAAATCTTTCCTCTCATCCAATGGGTCCTCATCAAGCAAGCTCCCAGCGGTTTCGGTGACCCAAGGTGTGAAAGATAAAATCGACGCAGTTTGTCCCCAGGATTGTATTCAGGATAGTTACACGATTTCTCCCTCTTATTCGCCCATTTCGGACAGCCTAAAAGCCGACATCCAAAAGAAGATTCCTCCGAATGGGCAAAACACCAACGTGATCGTCCTGAAGTTCTTCTTGAACTCCATGGAGTACCAAAGAATTCACAATTTCCCTCAGCACGGCATGCAATTTGTAGCAGAGGTGGGTGggttgatggcatttttccTGGGCATCTCGGTTATTTCGATTATTGAATGCCTGTGCTACGGTTTGACTTGTTGTTGGTCGGCATGTTGTGGCAGGTGCTGCTCTGATGACATTGAGGATGATCAGGCCAGAGAAGATCTTCCACCGCCAAAATGGAGGAGCAACAAACCCAAAGAACAAGGCACTCGAGAAAGTTACTACTGAGCAACTTCTTACATCTATACCAAATATCTCAACTTTCTATGGATTCCCGAAATTAATGCAATCCTCGAACGTATATTGTATATTATAAAACATAAATCCGAACAAGCTTTGGATCAAAGAGTCAAATGGCAACGATGTTGAGCCATTGGTGGTAAACATACGCTTTAAACACTTGAGGGTTTCGAGATCTTTTATTGCAATGCAAAAATGAACTTCATTACGCaatatgaaatcaaattcGATCAAGGCCCTGACAGACGAATCCGCGTCAATTCCAGCTGGATATTTTTTTAGTATTCAACTTTACTCAACTTTAACGCaagaatgaaaataaaaattctGCCCAATATTATTCATATTAAGCATACATATACAAAGTCAAGTCATGAGTCccacagggctccattttaggggagccttttcataatatttctTGCCCCAAATCTGCACTTGGGACGTCGAGAATGGTCTTGAAAGGAATGAGATTCTACTAGATGTGTGCGTAGATGACCTTTGGGGCAACGACTTTGAacactccactcgtagataattgAGGAAAAGTTATTGAgcagaggcgagttttttaagaGCTCATACC
This genomic interval from Tigriopus californicus strain San Diego chromosome 6, Tcal_SD_v2.1, whole genome shotgun sequence contains the following:
- the LOC131881824 gene encoding uncharacterized protein LOC131881824, which produces MIWNAWEDHTRRQKSDTAQRRLLISEDMPGSDPQDEVCGEQNPGFPLWTSAHGFHHWTLTRTQCWRVFWIVIVLCSTIALICCVAFYFYYVFSTSVYSRISSESPVRRNWPVTIICERQAFTLNKISNVTTFGKDQASLLSWTLSPRLSLPSLVENDPIITTIRNGLDNTLAASKYNGSYERLIQDVAPRCRELILECQLGSRVLSGINCCSQYFDDKPTVNQYGTCYSTRGGLEKYVVDQAGEGNGFTIITQHEDAEAFDASLASSNIYGAKGVNFAVVDEHTSILTAMRTRAQSVQLGSFATIGISRNYVDNTDLEFSLIGRMECTEPGTRNSAVEQFLVGISSAYGYSKDNCQTSKDEILARELLNCTFNPLSPGPEQCSPIESATFQKSFLSSNGSSSSKLPAVSVTQGVKDKIDAVCPQDCIQDSYTISPSYSPISDSLKADIQKKIPPNGQNTNVIVLKFFLNSMEYQRIHNFPQHGMQFVAEVGGLMAFFLGISVISIIECLCYGLTCCWSACCGRCCSDDIEDDQAREDLPPPKWRSNKPKEQGTRESYY